Proteins from one Argopecten irradians isolate NY chromosome 15, Ai_NY, whole genome shotgun sequence genomic window:
- the LOC138309424 gene encoding zinc finger and BTB domain-containing protein 49-like has protein sequence MDNTLHYTSVNHAYHLIGSINQLRQKSELCDVMLICTDTKIPAHKLILSVSSPYFNSLLSLRPEITNNVTEIQLNGIDSMGVQQIIEFFYTSAISVNEENVWSLLPAASLLQAEEIQNLCCDFLSTQLQVETCLRIHKIATRCLCSALLSETTEFIKENFDKVIEEEAFLDLGVDDLLSHMKRMNEVVLTDERMLQAFKCWIIHSIDDRQVYGLKIIKQFPKLEEKLLNFIPMELLMEEAEEESLSSSSQVNPSAHIHHRGNDLRTKSPLEGSPAKGADNSQVTVKMEEDGHMCFECAEVFDTKDELDNHVKTHKLFSRQSTGLNNSMASESQNNGTTINNSISPKLMNSSASFSEETPNSDFAKSLNSLYFDSGSTTTTSSLFDDYMRSRGLDGPEFGVTAHSTPKNNFTSLLKPQQITVTATNSNEEGSQLNFICPVCGKTYDDKETLGKHLETHTGFECKVCGKSYTTKSNLQTHMRKHNGDKPYNCSYCDKCFTSLCVLKVHLRTHTGEKPFVCPTCGVSFAKNIHLKRHLSIHTGIKPHECKICNKRFSRSDHLKRHVQSIHTQDRPHICSLCGKDFVRKYELNKHMKQLHWGFTVGEEGNDSLDNSLNDSLLNPSGASMNSSHAINSSLPTTIKTEMMDTINSPDAINKSLPLTIKQEILG, from the exons ATGGATAACACGCTACACTACACATCGGTCAATCATGCGTATCACCTGATCGGCTCGATCAACCAGCTACGACAGAAAAGTGaattatgtgacgtcatgttaaTTTGTACCGATACCAAGATTCCCGCCCACAAATTAATCCTATCCGTCAGCTCGCCTTATTTCAACAGTTTGTTGAGCCTACGACCTGAAATTACGAATAATGTGACAGAAATACAACTTAATGGCATAGATAGCATGGGAGTGCAGCAAATCATCGAGTTCTTTTACACATCAGCGATCTCGGTGAACGAAGAAAATGTCTGGTCCCTGTTGCCAGCGGCTTCGCTTCTTCAGGCAGAAGAAATCCAGAACCTGTGTTGTGATTTTTTGTCGACTCAACTCCAGGTTGAGACATGTTTGAGAATACACAAGATCGCCACCAGGTGTCTCTGCTCGGCTCTACTTTCGGAAACAACTGAGTTTATAAAGGAGAACTTCGATAAG GTGATAGAGGAAGAGGCGTTTCTCGACCTAGGTGTGGACGACCTACTTTCACACATGAAGAGGATGAATGAAGTCGTTCTCACGGATGAACGCATGTTGCAGGCATTCAAGTGCTGGATAATCCACAGTATAGACGACAGACAAGTGTATGGACTGAAG ATTATCAAGCAGTTTCCTAAACTTGAAGAGAAGCTGTTGAATTTCATCCCGATGGAACTTTTGATGGAAG AAGCTGAAGAAGAATCCCTTAGTTCTTCTTCTCAAGTAAATCCAAGTGCCCATATCCATCACCGTGGCAACGACCTTAGGACCAAGAGTCCTCTAGAGGGGTCACCGGCAAAAGGAGCAGACAACTCTCAGGTTACAGTCAAGATGGAAGAAGATGGCCACATGTGCTTCGAATGTGCTGAAGTGTTTGATACAAAAGATGAATTGGACAATCACGTTAAAACTCATAAATTATTCAGCCGTCAATCAACTGGACTGAACAATAGTATGGCGAGTGAGAGCCAAAACAACGGTACAACAATCAACAACAGCATTAGTCCCAAGCTTATGAATAGTTCAGCAAGTTTCTCTGAGGAGACGCCCAACTCAGACTTTGCTAAGTCTTTAAATTCCCTCTATTTTGATTCTGGGTCGACGACTACAACTAGTTCACTGTTCGATGATTACATGCGATCGCGAGGACTTGATGGACCCGAGTTTGGGGTGACAGCTCACAGTACTCCGAAAAACAACTTCACCAGCTTGCTCAAACCACAGCAAATAACTGTGACAGCGACCAATTCAAACGAGGAAGGGTCTCAGCTCAACTTCATTTGTCCGGTGTGTGGTAAGACATATGACGATAAAGAAACACTAGGAAAGCACTTGGAGACACACACAGGGTTTGAATGCAAGGTCTGTGGGAAATCTTATACCACAAAATCTAACTTGCAGACTCACATGAGAAAGCACAATGGTGACAAACCCTACAACTGTTCTTACTGTGATAAATGTTTCACGAGTTTATGTGTACTGAAAGTCCATCTCCGTACTCATACAGGCGAAAAACCCTTTGTATGTCCAACCTGTGGCGTGTCCTTCGCTAAAAATATCCATCTAAAACGCCATCTGTCGATACATACTGGAATCAAACCGCACGAATGTAAAATATGCAACAAGCGCTTCAGTCGATCAGACCACTTGAAACGTCACGTCCAGAGTATTCACACACAGGACAGACCACACATCTGTTCCCTCTGTGGCAAGGACTTCGTCCGGAAATACGAGCTTAATAAACATATGAAACAGCTCCACTGGGGCTTTACAGTTGGAGAGGAAGGGAACGACAGCCTTGACAACAGTTTAAATGACTCTTTGCTCAACCCCTCTGGGGCCTCGATGAACAGTTCACATGCAATTAACAGCAGCTTGCCTACAACCATCAAGACCGAAATGATGGATACTATAAATAGCCCTGATGCAATCAACAAAAGCTTGCCTCTCACCATCAAGCAGGAAATCCTAGGATAG